The sequence below is a genomic window from Gammaproteobacteria bacterium.
AGGATGCCGGAACACGTCGGACCCGCGCGGGTCTCCTCCGGATGCGCGGTCGGTCTCACCCTCGGGGGAACACGGAGCCGCAAGGCCCTGCACGCAAGGATGCCGAATACGATGTTGACCTTCACGGACAAAGCCCGCGAAATGGTGCTCTCGTTCATGGGAGACGAGCCCGACGGAGAGCAGGCGTTGCGGGTGAAGATGGACGGAAGTCCCGTCGCGCCCAGTTTCGAGCTGACATTGGTGGGCAGCGCCGACCTCGGCGACGACGACGTCACGGTGGACGGAGGCGGGTTCACGGTGTTCGTCGACAGCACCAGCGCCCCCCGCCTGAAGGGCGCAACAGTCGACTTCATCGACGAGCTGAACCAGAGCGGTTTCGAGGTGAAGACCGCGCCTGAGACCGACGGCCGGGGCGCCGGCGCACCCACGGGCCCGATCGCCGAGCGCGTCACCGACCTTCTGAACAGCCAGGTGAATCCTTCCATCGCGGCTCATGGCGGCGAGATCCGGCTTGTGGACGTCCAGGACACCGAGATCTATCTGGAGATGATGGGCGGGTGCCAGGGATGCGCGATGTCGCGCCTGACGCTGCGTCAGGGCGTGGAACGGATGATCCACCAGTCCGTTCCCGAGGTCACCGCGATCCACGACGTCACGGACCACCAGGCAGGCGAGAACCCGTTCTTCAGTTAGGGTGGGCGGAAGTGCCGGCGCACCGCCGGATACAACCCATCCAATCCGTCATGCCCCGCGTCCTCATGCGGCGCCTGCAAGCCGCGTCACGCCCGGCGGATCCAGTGCAGGATCGCCGCTTCCGCATCGCTTGACGCCGTAGCGCACTCCGTTCTTAAGGCGTAGCGCACCGCGTATTGGGGCAAATTTATTGCTGTTTTGTCGCCATTATGGCATACTTTTGTCGCAAACGCCCGTTTCGTGTTCCTCCGGTACGGGAGGCCGTCATG
It includes:
- a CDS encoding NifU family protein, yielding MLTFTDKAREMVLSFMGDEPDGEQALRVKMDGSPVAPSFELTLVGSADLGDDDVTVDGGGFTVFVDSTSAPRLKGATVDFIDELNQSGFEVKTAPETDGRGAGAPTGPIAERVTDLLNSQVNPSIAAHGGEIRLVDVQDTEIYLEMMGGCQGCAMSRLTLRQGVERMIHQSVPEVTAIHDVTDHQAGENPFFS